Below is a window of Nerophis lumbriciformis linkage group LG20, RoL_Nlum_v2.1, whole genome shotgun sequence DNA.
ACGGTTCGTAGAGCACCGCCTTCAGCGCAGCCAGGAAGTCGCCCTCGTTCACTGTGGCGATGTCCATCACTTTGGCCACGCCCCTCACCTGCATCCTGAAGCAGTTGTCGTGCTGGTCGAACATGAGAGGCAGGCCCACCAGAGGGACACCGTGATAAATGGCCTCTTGTAGTCCGTTGGTGCCTCCGTGCGCCACAAACACTTTGGTCTTGGGGTGACCCAGCAGGTCGTTTTGAGGCAGCCAATCCAAAAGCAGCGTGTTGTTGCCGAGTGTGGACGGACGTTTGCCCTGGTGTCTCCAGACGACCTTCTGAGGAAGTCGGGCAAAAGCAGCAGCGATGCTGTCTGTGATGTCCTCCGGAAGTTCGGCGACCAGAGTGCCCAGGGTCATCACGATGACGCCGTGTTGACCGGAACTTTGGACAAAGTCCTCCAGCTCTTTGGGGAGGGGCTTGGGGGGCTTGCACTGAAATCCTGACATGTAGATCACGTTGGGCATGGTGGGACGTGGGAATTCAAAAATGAAATCGTTCCTCATCAACCAGATGTCTGCTGCTTGGAAGAGCTCCATGTAGTGTACGTCTGGACCGAAGTAGCGATGGACAAACGGCTTGTAGTTGGAGTCTGCCACGTACCAAACTTTAAAGCAAACGAAGAAGTAATTCATCATGTTTTTGATCCGCTGAAAGAAAGTCATCTTGTCTGTCAGCTGTGCTCCGTGAATAGGGACGTAAGACAAAGGGGAGGGTGCAATTATCTGATGTCCCTCATTCTGAAAGACCCACCTAACGTTAAAAACCAGTGGAAGACCTAAACGGTGAGCC
It encodes the following:
- the LOC133619437 gene encoding UDP-glucuronosyltransferase 2B19-like, with the protein product MYRPMLLALAVLLCASGWATGGKILVLPVDGSHWINMKVLLEELHGRGHEIMVIRHTDNWYIKPESNFYKTITLNLSSGFNEHTFGLSVTKLIKMRREGASVWARLAIQYDVMNMFYEVNKKVVQMLGNIFEDKETMNSLHDAKYDVVLTDPVFGGGVLLAHRLGLPLVFNVRWVFQNEGHQIIAPSPLSYVPIHGAQLTDKMTFFQRIKNMMNYFFVCFKVWYVADSNYKPFVHRYFGPDVHYMELFQAADIWLMRNDFIFEFPRPTMPNVIYMSGFQCKPPKPLPKELEDFVQSSGQHGVIVMTLGTLVAELPEDITDSIAAAFARLPQKVVWRHQGKRPSTLGNNTLLLDWLPQNDLLGHPKTKVFVAHGGTNGLQEAIYHGVPLVGLPLMFDQHDNCFRMQVRGVAKVMDIATVNEGDFLAALKAVLYEPSYRQNMTKLSALHRDQPIKPLDRAMFWIEFVMRHKGAAHLRTESYKMSTIQYYCIDVMAFLLALVLTVVAVCVSLLKFLWRRLLSRSKLKKQ